A segment of the Pseudomonas serboccidentalis genome:
TCTGGCGCGGCGTGCGCCCGGATACGGCGCCGGTACTGGCCGAGCTACGTCGCCAGCTAGCGCAATAATCCTTGTAGGAGTGAGCCTGCTCGCGATAGCGGAGTGTCAGACACAAATGTTTCAACTGATACTCCGCTATCGCGAGCAGGCTCACTCCTACAGGGGTATGCGGTGTTTATTGGATCAATCCTCAAACCGGATCGGGCATTTCTCCGGCCCTTCCAGCTTGCGCAGCTCCTCCACCACCTGCGGCCGTGCCCGGCGCAGGGTCAGGCTGCGATCCTGGCGCAGCAAGCGCCGCGCTTCCTGGTGCAGCATCTCCACTCCCGAATAGTCGATGAAGTTGATGTGCTGCGCATCGATCACCACCCGTGTGCCGTGTAGCCGTTGCAGACGCACTTGCAGGTAATGGCTGGCGCCGAAGAAGATCGAGCCGCCGACCCGCAGTACGTCGTCTTCGCCATCGCGCCAATGCTGAACCCGCGGTTGCGAAGTGCGCTTGAGGTAGAAGAACAGCGAGGCCAGCACTCCGGCATAAATCGCCGTCTGCAACTCCAGCAGCAAGGTGGCGAGGCAAGTCAGAGCCATGACCACGAATTCGGCGTGGCTGACCCGCAGCAACGAACGGATCCCGCGATGATCCACCAGTCCCCAGGCGATCAACAGAATGCTCCCGGCCATGGCCGGAATCGGAATGTGCGAAATCAGTCCGGCGCCGAAAATCGCGAACAGCGCGACCCAGATCGCCGAAAACACCCCGGCCAGCGGCGAGCAGGCGCCCGCTTCGTAACTCAGGCCGGAACGGGTGAACGAGCCGGCCGACAACGATCCAGAGAAGAACGCGCCGACGATATTCGACAAACCCTGTGCGCGAACTTCCTGATTGGCGTCGAGCAACTGCTGCGAACGTGCAGCAATCGAGCGGGCAATCGAAAGACTGGTGACCAGACCGAGCATGCCCACCGCCACGGCACTCGGCAGCAAGCGCAGAATCAGATCCAGATCCAGCGGCAGCGCACTGAACGGCGGCAAACGCCCGACAAAGGCGCTGACAAGATGCACATGGCCGAACATCGACGGCCATAACCACACCACCGCACTGCCCAGCACCAGCGTTATCAACAGGGTCGGCCAACGTGGCAGCAGTTGTTTGAGCACGAAACCGACGACCACCGTGGTCACGCCCAACACCAGCGAAGGCTTATCCACAGCCCGCAGGTGCTGCAGCAGATCCATCAGACTGGCCAGTGCCGTGGCTTTCGCCGGCAGATCCAGCCCCAGCAGGTTCGGCAACTGGCCGATGGCAATCACCACCGCCGCGCCGAGGGTGAACCCCAGCACCACTGAATGCGAGACGAAATTCACCAAAGCCCCGAAGCGCAGCAAACCGAGCAGCCATTGGAAGATCCCGGCGAGCAAGGTCAGCAACAGGATCAGCATGATGTAGTCCTGCGACGCGGGCACGGCCAGCGGGCTGACGCTGGCGTAGAGCACAATCGAAATCGCCGCAGTCGGGCCGCAGATCAGGTGCCATGACGAACCCCACAGGCAGGCGATCAATACCGGGATGATCGCGGCGTAGAGGCCGTACTCGGGTGGGAGGCCGGCGATCAGGGCGTAGGCGATCGACTGCGGTAAGGCGAGAATCGCGCCGCTCAGGCCAACGACCAGATCCCGTCCAACGCTGGCGCGGGTTTGCCGGGGCAGCCAGTTCAGGAAAGGGAAGAGTGAGTGGCGACTGGGGAAGGCCATGGGGGCTCGCGGTTG
Coding sequences within it:
- a CDS encoding SulP family inorganic anion transporter translates to MAFPSRHSLFPFLNWLPRQTRASVGRDLVVGLSGAILALPQSIAYALIAGLPPEYGLYAAIIPVLIACLWGSSWHLICGPTAAISIVLYASVSPLAVPASQDYIMLILLLTLLAGIFQWLLGLLRFGALVNFVSHSVVLGFTLGAAVVIAIGQLPNLLGLDLPAKATALASLMDLLQHLRAVDKPSLVLGVTTVVVGFVLKQLLPRWPTLLITLVLGSAVVWLWPSMFGHVHLVSAFVGRLPPFSALPLDLDLILRLLPSAVAVGMLGLVTSLSIARSIAARSQQLLDANQEVRAQGLSNIVGAFFSGSLSAGSFTRSGLSYEAGACSPLAGVFSAIWVALFAIFGAGLISHIPIPAMAGSILLIAWGLVDHRGIRSLLRVSHAEFVVMALTCLATLLLELQTAIYAGVLASLFFYLKRTSQPRVQHWRDGEDDVLRVGGSIFFGASHYLQVRLQRLHGTRVVIDAQHINFIDYSGVEMLHQEARRLLRQDRSLTLRRARPQVVEELRKLEGPEKCPIRFED